In the Malus domestica chromosome 16, GDT2T_hap1 genome, one interval contains:
- the LOC103403522 gene encoding GPN-loop GTPase QQT2-like isoform X2 encodes MKKLQVEESSSGQSGSNFKRKPVIIIVVGMAGSGKTTFMQQLVSHTRESDIRGYVMNLDPAVMTLPFGANIDIRDTVRYKEVMKQFNLGPNGGILTSLNLFATKFDEVVSVIEKRAHQLDYVLVDTPGQIEIFTWSASGAIITEAFASTFPTVIAYVVDTPRSASPVTFMSNMLYACSILYKTRLPLVLAFNKIDVAQHQFALEWMEDFETFQAAVSADSSYSSNLAQSLSLVLDEFYKNLRSVGVSAVSGAGMKDFFKAVEASAEEYMDSYKADLDKRRAEKQRLEEEHRKENMEKLRKDMEKSGGETVVLSTGLKDKGERGKAMMDEDEEDQVEEEDEMFTEDEDGIDEDEDEEAERFTF; translated from the exons ATGAAGAAACTGCAAGTTGAGGAATCATCGTCAGGGCAGTCGGGGTCCAATTTCAAGAGAAAACCTGTTATTATAATTGTGGTGGGCATGGCAG GGAGTGGTAAAACAACCTTTATGCAGCAGTTGGTTTCACACACTCGTGAATCCGACATTCGTGGCTATGTGATGAACCTTGACCCAGCTGTGATGACTTTACCGTTTGGTGCAAATATTGACATAAGGGATACCGTTCGGTACAAGGAGGTGATGAAGCAATTCAATCTTGGACCAAATGGGGGGATTTTGACTTCACTCAACTTGTTTGCTACCAAGTTTGATGAG GTTGTTTCAGTCATTGAGAAGCGAGCGCATCAGCTTGATTATGTTCTTGTGGATACTCCGGGTCAGATTGAGATATTCACTTGGTCTGCCTCTGGTGCTATCATCACAGAAGCGTTTGCATCAACGTTTCCTACTGTAATTGCTTATGTGGTAGATACACCTCGTTCTGCTAGCCCGGTTACTTTTATGAGCAACATGCTTTATGCTTGTAGTATCCTTTACAAGACAAGGTTACCTCTTGTGTTGGCATTCAACAAGATTGACGTGGCTCAACATCAGTTTGCTTTGGAG TGGATGGAGGACTTTGAGACATTTCAAGCAGCAGTGAGTGCAGATAGTTCATACTCTTCAAATTTAGCTCAGAGCCTCTCCCTTGTGCTGGATGAATTCTATAAGAACTTGCGGTCTGTTGGAGTTTCTGCAGTTTCTGGTGCTGGAATGAAGGATTTCTTTAAGGCCGTTGAAGCTAGTGCTGAGGAGTACATGGACAGCTATAA GGCTGATCTGGACAAAAGACGGGCAGAGAAGCAACGTTTGGAGGAGGAACACAGAAAGGAGAACATGGAGAAGTTGAGGAAGGATATGGAGAAGTCCGGGGGAGAAACTGTGGTCTTGAGCACTGGTTTGAAGGACAAAGGTGAGAGGGGCAAAGCCATGATGGATGAGGACGAGGAAGATCAAGttgaagaggaagatgagaTGTTCACCGAAGATGAGGACGGTATAgacgaagatgaagatgaagaggcTGAAAGGTTCACATTTTGA
- the LOC103403522 gene encoding GPN-loop GTPase QQT2-like isoform X1 yields the protein MDIDSDFQKINIKSQEEGGGAPIPMDSEDSSTIQNKGKEDEELTDSMKKLQVEESSSGQSGSNFKRKPVIIIVVGMAGSGKTTFMQQLVSHTRESDIRGYVMNLDPAVMTLPFGANIDIRDTVRYKEVMKQFNLGPNGGILTSLNLFATKFDEVVSVIEKRAHQLDYVLVDTPGQIEIFTWSASGAIITEAFASTFPTVIAYVVDTPRSASPVTFMSNMLYACSILYKTRLPLVLAFNKIDVAQHQFALEWMEDFETFQAAVSADSSYSSNLAQSLSLVLDEFYKNLRSVGVSAVSGAGMKDFFKAVEASAEEYMDSYKADLDKRRAEKQRLEEEHRKENMEKLRKDMEKSGGETVVLSTGLKDKGERGKAMMDEDEEDQVEEEDEMFTEDEDGIDEDEDEEAERFTF from the exons ATGGACATCGATTCAGATTTCCAGAAAATTAACATCAAATCGCAGGAGGAAGGAGGTGGCGCGCCGATACCCATGGACTCCGAAGACTCTTCCACCATtcag aataagggcaaagaagatgaggaactTACTGATTCGATGAAGAAACTGCAAGTTGAGGAATCATCGTCAGGGCAGTCGGGGTCCAATTTCAAGAGAAAACCTGTTATTATAATTGTGGTGGGCATGGCAG GGAGTGGTAAAACAACCTTTATGCAGCAGTTGGTTTCACACACTCGTGAATCCGACATTCGTGGCTATGTGATGAACCTTGACCCAGCTGTGATGACTTTACCGTTTGGTGCAAATATTGACATAAGGGATACCGTTCGGTACAAGGAGGTGATGAAGCAATTCAATCTTGGACCAAATGGGGGGATTTTGACTTCACTCAACTTGTTTGCTACCAAGTTTGATGAG GTTGTTTCAGTCATTGAGAAGCGAGCGCATCAGCTTGATTATGTTCTTGTGGATACTCCGGGTCAGATTGAGATATTCACTTGGTCTGCCTCTGGTGCTATCATCACAGAAGCGTTTGCATCAACGTTTCCTACTGTAATTGCTTATGTGGTAGATACACCTCGTTCTGCTAGCCCGGTTACTTTTATGAGCAACATGCTTTATGCTTGTAGTATCCTTTACAAGACAAGGTTACCTCTTGTGTTGGCATTCAACAAGATTGACGTGGCTCAACATCAGTTTGCTTTGGAG TGGATGGAGGACTTTGAGACATTTCAAGCAGCAGTGAGTGCAGATAGTTCATACTCTTCAAATTTAGCTCAGAGCCTCTCCCTTGTGCTGGATGAATTCTATAAGAACTTGCGGTCTGTTGGAGTTTCTGCAGTTTCTGGTGCTGGAATGAAGGATTTCTTTAAGGCCGTTGAAGCTAGTGCTGAGGAGTACATGGACAGCTATAA GGCTGATCTGGACAAAAGACGGGCAGAGAAGCAACGTTTGGAGGAGGAACACAGAAAGGAGAACATGGAGAAGTTGAGGAAGGATATGGAGAAGTCCGGGGGAGAAACTGTGGTCTTGAGCACTGGTTTGAAGGACAAAGGTGAGAGGGGCAAAGCCATGATGGATGAGGACGAGGAAGATCAAGttgaagaggaagatgagaTGTTCACCGAAGATGAGGACGGTATAgacgaagatgaagatgaagaggcTGAAAGGTTCACATTTTGA
- the LOC103403629 gene encoding cell wall / vacuolar inhibitor of fructosidase 1-like yields MAGLGFITVDMAKAKATDTANRINELLKQSPSDQTLKSCATFYHTILVADIPEASQGFKLGNPKFAEQGMNDAAGAAEACEKEFSGKSPLTDKNKVFHDLSSITATIARLVEISSGAICNLSRLKECWMQSVTSGI; encoded by the coding sequence ATGGCCGGCTTAGGGTTCATCACAGTTGACATGGCCAAGGCTAAAGCAACTGACACCGCGAACAGAATCAACGAGCTGCTTAAGCAGAGCCCCAGTGACCAAACTTTAAAATCTTGTGCTACCTTTTACCATACAATTCTGGTGGCTGATATCCCAGAAGCTAGTCAAGGTTTTAAGTTGGGTAACCCTAAGTTTGCAGAGCAAGGCATGAACGATGCTGCCGGTGCAGCTGAAGCATGTGAAAAGGAATTTTCTGGCAAATCCCCACTTACCGATAAGAACAAAGTTTTCCATGACCTTAGTAGCATAACTGCAACAATTGCCAGGCTAGTGGAGATTTCCAGTGGAGCTATTTGCAATTTGAGCAGGCTTAAGGAATGTTGGATGCAATCGGTTACAAGTGGAATCTGA